CATTTCTGGCAAGGAATCTTCCCGACAACTTCAATGAGGCCAAACTCATCACTTTCAGTATGCTGATCTTCTGTGCTGTGTGGGTGGCCTTTGTTCCTGCTTATGTCAACTCTCCAGGCAAATATGCAGATGCAGTGGAGGTATTTGCCATCTTAGCCTCCAGTTTTGGTCTCTTGGTGGCTCTGTTCGGACCCAAATGTTACATAATCCTACTTAAACCAGAGAGGAACACAAAGAAAGCAATCATGGGCCGGGGAACCACAAAGTCATGAAAGTTGCAGCAACAATAAAATTATCATCTAATAGAAGCAGTTATTTTGCATCCATTCACTAGAGATCTGTACTGAAATGGCCAATATTtatcaaaaaagtatttatttattttttactgtaactgtaactctACTGTAATAAATTTAGATGACACTGGAAACAATAAagacttttttgtgtcaaacACCTTTGTCCTTTTTGTCTTCATCCTGTGTTCTAAGTATTTGACAGAATTTTAAAGCCTCAATTTCCACCTTTACACACTGGAGCTCTTTATTTGGTTTGATTAATTTTCATGTCAACTTGAactgatttttttccatgaatacTTTAAATCAGCACCCAAATATTAAACAGTGAGAAATTATGtaatttcttattgtatttCTCTGGGTCTTCACACTGTGTATAAAACAATCAACCAATCACATTGTGCAGGAGGGACATCATGTCACGTCAAGTCGTACATTTATGTCTTGCACCCATAGTCTGTGCCCTGATGGGCGGTGTTAAAGATTAAACAATGACAACCTTCACATAAATAGAAGTAACCTTGTTTGAAGAATACAAACCATTGTGAACGGAGGACGGCAGCTATGGGTGCTTTGCTCTTGTATGTTTGCTTTaccttgttcttgttctcttTGTCCTCTCTTCCTTTATACTCTGTGTCTTCCTCCACTTCCTCATCTTGTAAATTACGAAGAAGGTTTCATCTTAATGAAATTCACAGGCCTGGTGATGTGGTCCTGGGTGGGCTGTTTGAGATCCACTATACCTCTGTCTTCCCTGAGTGGACATTTACCTCAGAGCCACAACAGCCCAGCTGCAATGGGTaagtttcacacacacaggagacagCATGTGAAACTGTCTGCTCTGAGTATTCAAGTGGTGAATAATTTGATTGTTTTAGTGACACTTTTATCGTATTGAGATACAGCTGTAAAAGTATATCTTTAAACTGTGCATTATGGTGTTTACATAGGTTAGAGTTATACATGTATGGTTAATAGAGACATTTTGTGCGTCAGTTTTGACACTCTAGGGTTCAGGCATGCCATGACCATGGCCTTTGCTATTGATGAGATCAACAACAGCTCCAATCTGTTACAGAATATAACTCTTGGATACAACCTGCATGACAACTGTGGTGCACTTGTTGTTGGATTGAGTGGTGCATTATCAATGGCCAGTGGTCAAGAGGAGCAGTTTCTGCTTCAGGAGAACTGTTCAGGGGCCCCTCCAACCCTCGGAATTGTGGGTGATTCCTACTCAACATTTTCTATTGCCATGTCCACTGTGCTAGGTTTATACAAAATGCCCATTGTAAGTTTCCTATCTTCTATCATTTGTTGTATAATGATTTTGACTTGATGTCATCTTATAACTTGATGCATTgttctttaaaaacatttaggcTCGGTACGACTTCCATGACCAAAGTAACTAGAGTTTATACTGTATGCTTCTTAACAggtgagttatttttccacatgTTCCTGCCTAACTGATCGGCAACGGTTTCCATCCTTTTTCAGGACAATCCCAAGTGATGCTTTCCAGGTGAAACACCATTACTGATTTGTGAACTGCAAACTAAGTCAGTTACAGGCAATAGACAGTGGCATTTTCATTTCTCTTCATGGGATTAAATAACTTTGATTCCTTTATAAAacgtgtacatttttaagtcatATAAGTAACATTTAATTAAGTTAGTtttatatgtaatttaagtTGAGTCTGTGCACTCATCCCTTTGCACCAATTTATCCTCTCAGGTGCGTGCCATGATTCAGATTCTGAAACACTTTGGCTGGACTTGGGTCGGTCTTCTGGTCAGTGATGATGACTATGGACTCCATGTTGCCCGATCCTTTCAGTCTGACCTGGCTCAGTCTGGTGGAGGTTGTCTGGCCTACCTGGAGGTTTTGCCCTGGGACAGTGACTCAAGTGAACTCAGGAGGATTGTACATTTGATAAAGACATCAACAGCTCGTGTGGTCATGGCGTTTGCACATGAGTTCCACATGATTAATCTAATGGAAGAGGTAAGAgtgaaaatataatacaatttaGAAAATCCACAATTATTGAAAACATAACATTACTGATTTTGATTGTATATTTGAAATTCAGTGACCAAAATCATATAAGTTATCACCTGTTTCAATCAAACACAATTTTCTGTTGGTGGCAatatagaaatgtgtgtgtgtgtgtgtgtgtgtgtgtgtgtgtgtgtgtgtgtgtgtgtgtgcatgcgtgataaaaccaaataaatgaatgttgtAGGACAATCAATATTTGCTGAAAGAAAATACTGTGCTTTGAGTAACAgtctgaaatgtgttttataatatGCAATACTCAGGTGGTGAGGCAGAATGTTACAGGCCTGCAGTGGATGGCCAGTGAAGCTTGGACAGCAGTTGCTGTGCTGCAGACACCCCGCCTCATGCCGTACCTGGGTGGCACCCTGGGCATTGCCATCCGTCGAGGAGAAATACCAGGACTCAGGGAATTCCTGTTGAAAATACGTCCTGACAGTTATGGAAATAACATGGTAAGAGTTTGATTAAGAGATGTTGTTATTCtatctaaaatgaaaaaaataaaataataataataaaaataataataaaaccaatAGAATGAATAACTATTATTGTAGTATGTTAATAATACCATATGGTAATTCGtgttcagaattttttttcaatgtattgCAGGTGAGACAGTTTTGGGAATACACGTTTCAGTGTAGATTTGCACCACCTCCAGCAGGTTGGTTTGAAGTTGCAGAAGCACAATGCACTGGACtggaaaatattgaaaatatggAGACTGAGTTTTTAGATCTTTCTAACCTCAGGCCTGAGTACAATATTTATAAGGCTGTGTATGCTCTGGCCTATGCACTTGATGACATGCTGAACTGTGTGCCAGGGAGAGGGCCTTTCAGCGGGAACAGCTGCGCCACTCGACAAACAATAGAACCATGGCAGGTGTGATATCAGTTTACACTCCACCTGTTTACAGtctgaaaaaaagcttttatacCGTGAGGTACCTCCTCAATGTActttttataaatatagaatattaaAGCACCATAATGCATTATAGTGGCACATTATGAAAATGAACAGTTTGGTTATTTTATTCCTTCAAAATGCAttactctttttattttgtggcaGTAAACATGCTATTAAACCATTGTGATAAACTTCTGTTCGGATTGACTGGATCACActatgtgtctgttttgttgtttttgcaggTTGTACATTATTTGCAAAAGGTAAACTTCACCACCTCATTTGGTGATCAAGTGTCATTTGATGAGAATGGTGATGCCTTACCAATATACGACGTCATGAATTGGCTGTGGCTGCCTGATGGACAAACAAAAGTTCAGAATGTGGGTGAGGTTAAGAGGTCGGCCTTTAAAGGTGAAGAACTCACACTTgatgaagaaaacattttctggaACTTTGAATCCAGAAAGGTAATTCATGTTATTCCGGCTCCCCTTTTTTTGTACTGTAAATCTTAGCActgtgtaaaaataaagaaccacatatttattttcttcctacAGCCCCCCCGGTCAGTGTGCAGTGAGAGCTGTCCTCCAGGTACCCGCATGGCCAGAAAGAAAGGGCAACCTGAGTGCTGCTTTGACTGCATCCCTTGTTCTGAGGGAAAGATCAGCAATAACACTAGTTGGTATTTAGTTGTAAATATTGCACTTtg
This is a stretch of genomic DNA from Centropristis striata isolate RG_2023a ecotype Rhode Island chromosome 4, C.striata_1.0, whole genome shotgun sequence. It encodes these proteins:
- the LOC131969936 gene encoding extracellular calcium-sensing receptor-like, which encodes MGALLLYVCFTLFLFSLSSLPLYSVSSSTSSSCKLRRRFHLNEIHRPGDVVLGGLFEIHYTSVFPEWTFTSEPQQPSCNGFDTLGFRHAMTMAFAIDEINNSSNLLQNITLGYNLHDNCGALVVGLSGALSMASGQEEQFLLQENCSGAPPTLGIVGDSYSTFSIAMSTVLGLYKMPIVSYFSTCSCLTDRQRFPSFFRTIPSDAFQVRAMIQILKHFGWTWVGLLVSDDDYGLHVARSFQSDLAQSGGGCLAYLEVLPWDSDSSELRRIVHLIKTSTARVVMAFAHEFHMINLMEEVVRQNVTGLQWMASEAWTAVAVLQTPRLMPYLGGTLGIAIRRGEIPGLREFLLKIRPDSYGNNMVRQFWEYTFQCRFAPPPAGWFEVAEAQCTGLENIENMETEFLDLSNLRPEYNIYKAVYALAYALDDMLNCVPGRGPFSGNSCATRQTIEPWQVVHYLQKVNFTTSFGDQVSFDENGDALPIYDVMNWLWLPDGQTKVQNVGEVKRSAFKGEELTLDEENIFWNFESRKPPRSVCSESCPPGTRMARKKGQPECCFDCIPCSEGKISNNTNSMECTSCPEDFWSSPQRDHCVPKKTEFLSYHEPLGICLTTTSLLGTFVCVIVLGIFTRHRSTPMVRANNSELSFLLLGSLKLCFLCSLLFIGRPRLWTCQLRHAAFGISFVLSVSSILVKTMVVLAVFKASKPGGGASLKWFGAVQQRGTVLVLTSIQAAICTAWLVSASPAPHKNTQYHNDKIVYECVVGSTVGFAVLLGYIGLLAILSFLLAFLARNLPDNFNEAKLITFSMLIFCAVWVAFVPAYVNSPGKYADAVEVFAILASSFGLLVALFGPKCYIILLRPERNTKKAIMGRGTTKS